A region from the Maniola jurtina chromosome 20, ilManJurt1.1, whole genome shotgun sequence genome encodes:
- the LOC123875527 gene encoding serine/threonine-protein kinase NIM1-like isoform X1 yields MDEILTLYRYPTFASRFWSNSKMGSITRNKCQVYSVGNYLMTGKVLGKGHFARVEEATHRIIGKKVAIKIIDLTCIKEEYARRNLHREPRVMAKLRHPCIAALYETMMHGPRLYVVMEAAGGGDLCALVLAARGAARGLPEPRARALAAQLVSAVRHMHCRGVVHRDLKMENIMLDSTKQFIKIVDFGLSNVWSAGGALRTPCGSLEYAAPELFVDGRRYGPEVDLWSIGVIVYGMVTGGLPFAGHSSGGAAGGAGAGEGVSSRPQLRAAITRGFTRKQRAALASVSAECKTFIEQLLEPKVDLRMKIEEAARHRWIKRPGMRMKTHPLLALEPKTNREIYRELSELSGQPVMDVLAHIKADPFGSIAGMYNIKSHLHQLQASTGVELLWSTNTQEPRPATPPAYLAKCEQDPCTSRPSLPLSNSYTSTRIRQNEAKPESTKPTIPKMIVAHKTDATTRSVQQRYISPQKSEARTVLNEKPLTSPTVPSRPSSLYSLSKPIFKVYDNGDGLDPRLPRIEEHSNTDGVEAKTRRSKQVRKVNLDQPTRLNSCPDRPREFYRKAADGLPSWRNGVSTTTSARILLQSNATTIKRASLGNIVSPHSSSNSHCKTERAMPAGWYTSRAITREAQLQRMRRTTPLK; encoded by the exons ATGGACGAAATTCTAACACTTTACCGATACCCTACATTTGCTAGCCG TTTTTGGAGCAATAGCAAAATGGGTAGCATAACCCGCAACAAGTGCCAAGTGTACAGCGTTGGGAACTACCTGATGACCGGCAAGGTGTTGGGGAAAGGACATTTCGCGAGGGTGGAGGAGGCTACGCATAGAATTATTGGAAAAAAG GTGGCGATCAAAATAATAGATCTAACGTGCATCAAAGAGGAGTACGCGCGCCGCAACCTGCACCGGGAGCCGCGCGTCATGGCCAAGCTGCGGCATCCCTGCATCGCGGCGCTTTACGAAACTATGATG CACGGGCCGCGGCTGTACGTGGTGATGgaggcggcgggcggcggcgacCTGTGCGCGCTGGTgctggcggcgcgcggcgcggcgcgcggcctGCCCGAGCCGCGCGCGCGCGCGCTCGCCGCGCAGCTCGTGTCCGCCGTGCGCCACATGCACTGCCGCGGCGTCGTGCATCG GGACCTGAAGATGGAAAATATTATGCTGGATAGTACAAAACAATTTATCAAAATTGTTG ATTTCGGGCTGTCCAACGTGTGGAGCGCGGGCGGGGCTCTGCGCACCCCGTGCGGCTCGCTGGAGTACGCCGCGCCCGAGCTGTTCGTGGACGGCCGCCGGTACGGGCCCGAGGTCGACCTCTGGAGCAT aGGCGTGATCGTGTATGGCATGGTGACGGGCGGGCTGCCGTTCGCGGGCCACAGctcgggcggcgcggcgggcggagCGGGAGCGGGCGAGGGCGTATCATCGCGGCCACAGCTGCGTGCCGCCATCACGCGCGGCTTCACGCGCAAACAACGCGCCGCGCTCGCTAGCGTCTCCGCGG AATGCAAGACATTTATCGAGCAGCTACTTGAGCCTAAAGTGGATCTTCGGATGAAGATCGAGGAGGCGGCGCGGCATCGCTGGATCAAGCGACCCGGCATGAGGATGAAGACGCATCCTCTGCTCGCGCTAGAACCCAAGACTAACAGAGAG aTATATAGAGAGTTATCAGAGCTCAGCGGTCAGCCGGTAATGGACGTGCTGGCTCACATAAAGGCGGACCCTTTTGGCTCAATAGCAGGGATGTACAACATCAAGAGCCACTTGCATCAATTACAAGCGTCGACTGGAGTGGAGCTGCTCTGGTCGACGAACACGCAGGAACCAAGGCCCGCCACTCCGCCGGCGTACCTCGCCAAGTGTGAGCAAGACCCCTGTACCAGCCGGCCGAGCTTGCCGCTCTCGAACAGCTATACCTCGACGCGAATAAGGCAGAACGAAGCCAAACCAGAGTCCACTAAACCAACGATCCCCAAAATG ATAGTGGCACACAAAACGGACGCGACAACGCGGTCGGTTCAACAAAGGTACATATCTCCGCAGAAGTCTGAAGCCAGGACTGTGCTGAATGAAAAGCCTTTGACGAGTCCAACGGTTCCCAGCAGACCTTCGAGCCTCTACAGTTTAAGCAAACCTATTTTTAAG GTATACGATAACGGGGATGGGTTAGACCCTAGACTGCCGCGAATCGAGGAACATTCCAACACGGACGGCGTGGAGGCAAAGACGCGGCGCAGCAAGCAAGTGCGGAAGGTCAACCTGGATCAACCGACCCGGCTGAACAGCTGCCCCGACAGGCCGAGGGAGTTCTACAGGAAAGCGGCGGATGGACTACCGAG TTGGCGAAACGGAGTTTCCACCACTACATCGGCGCGTATCCTCCTACAGAGCAATGCGACTACAATCAAACGCGCTTCTTTGGG CAACATTGTGAGTCCACATTCCTCGTCGAACAGTCATTGCAAGACTGAAAGAGCGATGCCG
- the LOC123875527 gene encoding serine/threonine-protein kinase NIM1-like isoform X2: MGSITRNKCQVYSVGNYLMTGKVLGKGHFARVEEATHRIIGKKVAIKIIDLTCIKEEYARRNLHREPRVMAKLRHPCIAALYETMMHGPRLYVVMEAAGGGDLCALVLAARGAARGLPEPRARALAAQLVSAVRHMHCRGVVHRDLKMENIMLDSTKQFIKIVDFGLSNVWSAGGALRTPCGSLEYAAPELFVDGRRYGPEVDLWSIGVIVYGMVTGGLPFAGHSSGGAAGGAGAGEGVSSRPQLRAAITRGFTRKQRAALASVSAECKTFIEQLLEPKVDLRMKIEEAARHRWIKRPGMRMKTHPLLALEPKTNREIYRELSELSGQPVMDVLAHIKADPFGSIAGMYNIKSHLHQLQASTGVELLWSTNTQEPRPATPPAYLAKCEQDPCTSRPSLPLSNSYTSTRIRQNEAKPESTKPTIPKMIVAHKTDATTRSVQQRYISPQKSEARTVLNEKPLTSPTVPSRPSSLYSLSKPIFKVYDNGDGLDPRLPRIEEHSNTDGVEAKTRRSKQVRKVNLDQPTRLNSCPDRPREFYRKAADGLPSWRNGVSTTTSARILLQSNATTIKRASLGNIVSPHSSSNSHCKTERAMPAGWYTSRAITREAQLQRMRRTTPLK; this comes from the exons ATGGGTAGCATAACCCGCAACAAGTGCCAAGTGTACAGCGTTGGGAACTACCTGATGACCGGCAAGGTGTTGGGGAAAGGACATTTCGCGAGGGTGGAGGAGGCTACGCATAGAATTATTGGAAAAAAG GTGGCGATCAAAATAATAGATCTAACGTGCATCAAAGAGGAGTACGCGCGCCGCAACCTGCACCGGGAGCCGCGCGTCATGGCCAAGCTGCGGCATCCCTGCATCGCGGCGCTTTACGAAACTATGATG CACGGGCCGCGGCTGTACGTGGTGATGgaggcggcgggcggcggcgacCTGTGCGCGCTGGTgctggcggcgcgcggcgcggcgcgcggcctGCCCGAGCCGCGCGCGCGCGCGCTCGCCGCGCAGCTCGTGTCCGCCGTGCGCCACATGCACTGCCGCGGCGTCGTGCATCG GGACCTGAAGATGGAAAATATTATGCTGGATAGTACAAAACAATTTATCAAAATTGTTG ATTTCGGGCTGTCCAACGTGTGGAGCGCGGGCGGGGCTCTGCGCACCCCGTGCGGCTCGCTGGAGTACGCCGCGCCCGAGCTGTTCGTGGACGGCCGCCGGTACGGGCCCGAGGTCGACCTCTGGAGCAT aGGCGTGATCGTGTATGGCATGGTGACGGGCGGGCTGCCGTTCGCGGGCCACAGctcgggcggcgcggcgggcggagCGGGAGCGGGCGAGGGCGTATCATCGCGGCCACAGCTGCGTGCCGCCATCACGCGCGGCTTCACGCGCAAACAACGCGCCGCGCTCGCTAGCGTCTCCGCGG AATGCAAGACATTTATCGAGCAGCTACTTGAGCCTAAAGTGGATCTTCGGATGAAGATCGAGGAGGCGGCGCGGCATCGCTGGATCAAGCGACCCGGCATGAGGATGAAGACGCATCCTCTGCTCGCGCTAGAACCCAAGACTAACAGAGAG aTATATAGAGAGTTATCAGAGCTCAGCGGTCAGCCGGTAATGGACGTGCTGGCTCACATAAAGGCGGACCCTTTTGGCTCAATAGCAGGGATGTACAACATCAAGAGCCACTTGCATCAATTACAAGCGTCGACTGGAGTGGAGCTGCTCTGGTCGACGAACACGCAGGAACCAAGGCCCGCCACTCCGCCGGCGTACCTCGCCAAGTGTGAGCAAGACCCCTGTACCAGCCGGCCGAGCTTGCCGCTCTCGAACAGCTATACCTCGACGCGAATAAGGCAGAACGAAGCCAAACCAGAGTCCACTAAACCAACGATCCCCAAAATG ATAGTGGCACACAAAACGGACGCGACAACGCGGTCGGTTCAACAAAGGTACATATCTCCGCAGAAGTCTGAAGCCAGGACTGTGCTGAATGAAAAGCCTTTGACGAGTCCAACGGTTCCCAGCAGACCTTCGAGCCTCTACAGTTTAAGCAAACCTATTTTTAAG GTATACGATAACGGGGATGGGTTAGACCCTAGACTGCCGCGAATCGAGGAACATTCCAACACGGACGGCGTGGAGGCAAAGACGCGGCGCAGCAAGCAAGTGCGGAAGGTCAACCTGGATCAACCGACCCGGCTGAACAGCTGCCCCGACAGGCCGAGGGAGTTCTACAGGAAAGCGGCGGATGGACTACCGAG TTGGCGAAACGGAGTTTCCACCACTACATCGGCGCGTATCCTCCTACAGAGCAATGCGACTACAATCAAACGCGCTTCTTTGGG CAACATTGTGAGTCCACATTCCTCGTCGAACAGTCATTGCAAGACTGAAAGAGCGATGCCG